aaattttcaccattcaccatgaaataaaaactttcccaaatgatgaaaccgtgtttaatgtgattcccaaattaattagattagtctccatgtaaattattatcaaataacgtaaaaatggtgaaaatttaattttttaccttctaagtatacgctttgaaaaactaattaattacatgaaaactaatcagtcctaaataataaaattatattcctaaatcttcccaaacgattcccaattgaataagaatagttttaatgaaaaatagagcttaacatttacataaattaaaaaaacaaaattattattaatgaagtaacatttgaatattgccgccattaatataaccacaaaaaaatcaactaaaaaataaatgtaattaataaattaattatattttcccaaatgatgaaaccgtgaTTAATatgattcccaaattaattagatcagtctccatgtaaattattatcaaataacgtaaaaatggtgaaaatttaattttttaccttctaagtatacgctttgaaaaactaattaattacatgaaaactaatcagtcctaaataataaaattatattcctaaatcttcccaaacgatttccaattgaataagaatagttttaatgaaaaataaagcttaacatttacataaattaaaaaaacaaaattattgtcaatgaagtaacatttgaatattgccgccattaatataaccacaaaaaaatcaactaaaaaatgaatgtaattaataaattaattatactttcccaaatgatgaaaccgtgaTTAATatgattcccaaattaattagattagtctccatgtaaattattatcaaataacgtaaaaatggtgaaaatttaattttttaccttctaagtatacgctttgaaaaactaattaattacatgaaaactaatcagtcctaaataataaaattatattcctaaatcttcccaaacgattcccaattgaataagaatagttttaatgaaaaataaagcttaacatttacataaattaaaaaaacaaaattattgtcaatgaagtaacatttgaatattgccgccattcatataaccataaaaaatcaactaaaaaataaatgtaattaattaaataattttagtgtccCAAAAGATGAAACCGTGTTTGATGTAattcccaaattaattagattagtctccatgtaaattattatcaaataacgtaaaaatggtgaaaatttaattttttaccttctaagtatacgctttgaagaactaattaattaaatgaaaactaatcagtcctaaataataaaattatattcctaaatcttcccaaacgatttccaattgaataagaacagttttaaggcaaaataaaacttatcatttacataaattataaaataaattattcagtaatatttgaatattggcgtcatactgctatataacaattaatgtacggttaattaacataacctatcaatcaactaaaaaataggtgtaattaattaattatacattcccaaactctgaaaccgtgtttatcgtaattcccaaatgatttcctttcgaataacataaaaattaagtggatttaatttcctacctgctaactatacgctgaaaaaagaatcattaattacaggaaaactaataattcccaaattctaaaattatattcccaaatcctcccaaacgattcccaaatgaatggaaatagtttgagtgaaaaataacaattttacctgctaactatacggAGCTTAATTTGACTGAATAATTTGTAGACTGGCATCCTGACTTCTTATTATTCATGGGAAACTTCCGTGTTTTTAAAagcgatatattttatatgtctatggtgttggttttataattttatcaaacaaaCTCTGGCATACGGTTTTAGCGAATTAGAATGAGATAAATATATTATCCATAACTTGCATTAAAAAAAGatgtatccaaaaatatttgggaaaatttttagTCCTTGAATTTGAATTCtacagttaaaaatttgttttgcttttaataaaggtgattttcaaagtaattttacGATGTTTACTGTAGaaattattcagaaaaatgCAAGGTAAATGTTgttaagaattaattaattcataatcaattagttaatttaaattttcagtacTGAATCGAaagatgaattaattaaaaactgtcaacaatttttacacaaatatgaaGGAATTTCTCCAGGAAAAGTTCTATCTGACTTTAATGACtttgattatttaacaaataatgtattaagtattattttggATGAGAAGATCAAAATTGTGAGTAGTTTAGTTTTCagtgtgaaaatttaatttcagcgacaaaattaaaaactgcagAGGAAAATAATCTGATGTTCTAAATTTGCAGTCTGATATTGAAAGTGGTTGCCACAACTTAAGATGGGTAGTTTATAGATTAGATGGATTTGGGCCTCAAGAAGATGTTTTACAAGATTCCGATGAAGTTTTAACATTATCTACAAATTGGATTTTACCATCTGCTGATTTACATTGTTTAtgggaaaatttaatttatgaaaacgaAATAAAACAGAATGTATGAAAATGGTCGCATGTagaaatctttattttgaatatacctctaaatatgaatttttgttcCCAGCTATTAAAATTTGCTGAAACAACTTTATTATTCAGTGCAAATAAAAtagatcaaaatattatatcatcCAATCGGATGGTTTTACTTCATGGTCCACCAGGTACAGGGAAGACATCATTATGTCGAGCATTTGCTCACAAAGTCGCTGCACGATTACGAGATCGTTATACGAATGCTCAGTTGATTGAAATCAACAGTcatagtttattttcaaaatggttTTCTGAGGTttgctttatttaataaatgggTATATTGGGGATCATAtggtttaattttcatttatgttttcAGAGTGGGAAATTAGTCACCAAAATGTTTGCACATATCCGAGATGTATCTGAGGATGTTAATTCATTGGTATTTGTCTTAATTGATGAAGTTGAATCACTTGCACATGCTCGTACTCAAGCTCTATCAGGTAAATACGAGAACCTAAGTATTTTATTCTAATAGTTACGaagttttagaaataataataataataataataatcaatttatttttggctCAATAAGAGTATAAATATGTCATACAAAGAAAAtcatatttgtacatttaataaATCACACTTGTACGGACACAAATCAATTAGATAATCTTTTAAACAACATTTGAATCTGTTGAAATCTTGTATTGCTCTAATGTCGGCAGGCAGCTGATTATATAATGTGCTACCTTTACATATCGGACTATTGCTATATCTCTTTGTTCGATACTtttgaatatgaattttatctttagcTCTTGTATTATGATCATATTTGTctgagtttaaatttaaatttgttagatttTGTTTAGTATATTTGAGTACTTCAAATATGTAGATCGCGTAGAAggtcataatttttttccttaaagtatCGAACACACGATTCCCTATagttagtattaaaaattaatcttaatattTGCTTTTGAGTTTTGAATATTCTAGTACATTCTCCGGCATGTCCCCATAGAGCAATACAATATTTCATGGTGATATAACAAAAGGCATAATAAAAACATAGCAAGGTGTCGATATCAACAATTGTGCGTAAGCACTTAAGGTAATAATAGTgactgtttaattttttatagacacAATCGATGTGGGCATTCCATTTCATATTTGAGTCTATAATAACTCCTAAGAATTTCGTTTGGATGaccttttcaatttcaatgttGTTGTATGATATCTTTATATcatccatatttttattacctcgttcaaaaataatgaaattggtttttgataaattgataATGAGTTGATTATTGTAGTACCAGCTATGGAATTCTTCTAACACCTTATCAATCTTTATCTTGAGATTCTCTGACGTATCTGCAGATATGAGCATTGATGTATCATCTGCATACATAATCACTTCTCCAGTTCTCCAACATGATCTGGAAGGTCATTTGGATAAAGCGAAAAGAGTACTGGACCCAAATTGCTTCCCTGCGGTATACCGAcagtacttttatatttatgcgatttacaattattaatttccaCTTCAAAGTTTCTATTTTCTAAGTACAACTCAAACCATTTAAGAGCATCTCCTCTTACACCCAGCTtctcaactttttttaataagatacTATGAAATTGATAGTGTTTGGAATTTAATGcgttaataactttttaattccaGGTACGGAACCATCAGATTCTATCCGTGTAGTAAATGCAGTATTAACACAAATCGATCAAATGTGCAAATATAACAACGTGTTCATTTTAACAACATCAAATATGACTGAAGCTATCGATTTGGCATTCGTTAATCGTGCAGATATCAAACAATTTATTGCTCTACCATCAGCGCATGCTATATATCAAGTTTATTATACATGTTTACAAGAATTATTAAGAGTTGGAATAATTTCACCTAGAGATGTAATTTTACCGCACACTGCTCTCTTATTAGTTGAAACACATCCAAATACTGATAGTGctgttttattagaaatatcaCACTTGAGTGTGGGTTTAAGTGGACGTACTTTAAGGAAAATTCCATTTTTAGCGcaagcattatttttaaataaaaacaagtcgTCTTTACGTGAATTTTTAGAAGCTATGCGATTGGCTGTTCTCAAACATATCGAAGATACTAATTCAATTGaatcgaaataaatataattttaaaattattatatttttctattaaaaattgtttaataaaattattttgtacctttTGCCATAGTTTTATTTCCACAATCCTACAAATCATCAAAATAAGATTGGAAAAATTGTTCAAGTATtccttttataaatgaattttttttctcagattataataaaaatcattttgaattattgttgagtaattttgacctaaacaATATAGAAATCGAAAGTCTTTGATTCTTGAACGAGTAGTTCTAATATATCGATTAAAATCGTATACAAGGGTTGATATCCCAGAGCAATTTCTTCAGCCGAGTTCTCCTAAACTTACTcttcaattaaaaaaccaaCCGGATTTTTGTGTCTTTGGATTATTAAGGGTAAATAACAactaaaaaacttatataaaagtCCAACTCATTTGACGAATAGATAGTATTCTAGTATCTAAAATCGCTTCGAATAAAAGCTTTCCGCACACGATTTTAGGCAATATCATGGAAACTACTAaccaaattcattttcaaagaacaaaagggaggataagtgagggctatagtCTCATACAGTCTTTTAAAGGGTAAGAATACAATTGCATGCTTCATTAATCATGTAGACAAATCtgataaaatcataattatattacaattatttttatttttgtaataacattatctgattgaaacttttaaaatcaatattttttattagaatatagTTTTGCTTTTCAATTTTACATGTAACACAGgcctctttttttataaattactaagttagaaatatataaaagcattttattaataaagcagaaaatagtaatattttagtaaaaaaatgtttgatatgaaatatcgaaaatattcataattacataTCAATATAAATGTGACTTGAAAATGCAGAATACTGGAATATTGAAACCTGTGAAATTACCATATATGCAAActtattgcatttattattcAGTACGTTTTGGTGTTCTTGTTATTGGGCTTTTTACGAtggtaaattttgtttataattgttTGGTTTATGCAATTATATCTACATTATTGTAATGAGTTTTAGCCTATATTCTAAATTCTCTATTGTGAACTCGATCACAAATAACGTTAATTCTGgattatgtatatataacatatttataaaatataacactttgttatgttatatgtatagcaatataactttaaaaccaattttcccaaaactatatatttttggttttagattcaatcattattaattatgataGCTTTAGGATTTGTATTTAAGCATCAGGATTGGATTACAAACTTTGTAAAAGAAATATCTTCTGAATTTGATGAAGAGCATACCGAGCATATACTTTTTTACGATTTATTCCAAGATATCGGAGCAGGTatccatattaaaaattatgtaatattcatataaaatatcttataatcatctataaatttttttacagaaccTAAATCATATTCTATaagtctttttatatttttcgtatttctttttttatcttgtatcattttaataattggtGGTTACAAggtatttattaacaaaatatttgactATGAATCCGGCCTgcccattatttttaaaatttaggtaaACTATTTGTAGAAAAACTTTGCATCAAgttaaaaatcgaataaaaaaccTTTATGACCTTTCTACGCAGATGAATTTTTTGCGAGATCCGATACATAAGCGCCCAAAGCCATAATATTGCTCCTCTGTTTTTAACTATGTGattaaaaaatcagaaaaaaaatcagttgAAATAGATGTAATATATATTGCCTATACTGTTTAAGAAATGGCATacatactttcatatttattgtatttgctattattttgaattttcatatttatttaatttgcatatttgtgaatttttttcattaaatacagctatgaattatttaaatcatacCAAAAAAAGACGCATCTCGATATCTTATATAGCTACTTTTATACAGGCACGAAGCGAGTTACGATTTCTCGTGTATGTacgtgtaataaaattttctcgggTAGGCCATTTTAGTATAATCGTTgctaataatgttaaaaatgtttttcagtgTGAAAGTTTATTAACATACCCATTTATAgggctatattttatatacgtaACTACAATACTTTTACTTGCAATTTGGACTTTGTTATTGCTGAAAGAATTGGAATATGTTTTAGGCATGTTAGCAGTATTAAGTATTGCGGTAGTATTTTTTCTATGTAAGTAATTGatgtattttttcttatttgtttttctatatttattggatttatttttacttatttttagtgTACATGTATTACCAATGGTTTTGTGTTCTCAGTTTTTGTcaaatattaaatcatttaaaaacacAGATGGAACAATTAACGACTGTTTAtacaaattctaataaaaatcaaaaatattattaaataataccaaGCTGATGTGCAATAAATTTAGGAAGTCTTCCTAAGATTTCCATGATTTATTTTCCGAATATTCTTACCTATTTTACGAAAAGCTTCATAAATTGGCTGCTACAGTGCTATAGTTTAAATTTACTTACATGcatgagaaaaatttaaaagaagttactttcaattttaaaaattttattcattatgataatttttgtatacaaaagaaaatatagatataactcatcttgaaaattaatttattaaaccaaattgtaaattttgtagtgaaataaaattgtaaaatatttccgaaattttttattgaaccaCGCACCGAGGTGATTAGTCTCCAGTTATTTTAGCCAGGTCACTAGTTAACTTGAGATTTGttagaacatttttaaaattttatttcactactttataaataaataaaaccaattttattatttattttagaacctTTTACAACATCTCCAAAAACcttatagataaatttttgttaattatttaaatatcataacATATTCCTTTATTTCAGGAGTTTAGGTAGATTTTGGTTTCAGGGACTCTTGAAAAATAGAAGTACAATAGAGTCTCACTATAATCCGGATCGGGATGGATCTATTAAAAATCAGGAAGTATCTGATTACTGGGAttgtattgaaaaattcattcacacaaatttatgtatgtgtagGCCACAgtcatatattatatacttggtttattttattttggaccTTACAAACAGAGagagtaaataataatacatatgtatatatgtatttatatttattctctttgtttgtatggtccaacataaaataaaccaaccCTACGACTGTGGTGTAAGCATACACTATTATATGACTGAGTTGTAGGCATAGAAAGCGTGCGTAAAATGTCGGATTACTGAACGTTCGGATTACAGGGACTCTACTGTAATAAAAGCATAGATAGCACTTAgaggaaatatttataatttcgtaCTGTTCTAGTTCTAATTATTAGTTCAGTATTTAAATgagattttattagaaaacccgcgttaattatgtaatattatatcgtctatatttttaataaactgtaattatttttgtacgaATAGGTAAAAGTTTgtattaaggacgttcccaagaaaaattgattgtttgaaaatatttgatacttacgtttcaaattttgagggtgaaTTCTGTTAgagaaaataagaagaaaatgcaaattttgcgatatataggtactatagtttttgaaatattgattatttgccCAAAAGCCCATTATGCccaaagatttagagaaaatcacttatagaagaaataacacaaacGAGTgcctctttttataattttcgttaTAGGAAAATGTTtatcatgcttttaactaataaatattccaaattaattttaagaaaattagcctttgGTAACGTccttaatttgatttctttggaGAGTCCCAGATATGTTACAATGGTTAcactcatatttatttatatttacactaTTCATAACGTCGaacaaaatttaatggaaataagtgcgttaaaaaattaataatattttcaatattttcgttTCTCTGTAATTTCTGATGCTCTTCCTTCTTggaaaaccttaaaaataaacaattagtaTGATACTTGTtctaattattttccaaaaaaaaaacacttaccTCTCATTATTTGATCTTTTGTTTGCGCCAAACGTGTTTCCAGCTAATGGATTTAATGACGCACGATTTTTTCGTTTACTCATTAACATGGATGAATCTTCAAAAGAtctaattaaatcaaatatagacaaatattaaacaaatgaatttgctatatttaaaaaatccccgagaTACTAGTGCTCTTTTTACGTCATAGGCTAAAATTATATTACCATTGCGGAAatgttggaaaaaatattttaagattatcAACAATAAATTCAATGTTTATTCTTTCCAGTGCTTCCACATTTATTTGGAAACagcgaaataaaatttcatcaaacaTAGAGAAAATTAATCTCCATGCAACGAACCTTCAAATTAACTtactaaaaattgattataacttACTTTATTAAGGTGGTATCAAATCGTTTCGCCTCTCCGTAGGCTCCAGCTTGTAATGAATCGTAGTATCTAGTATGTAGAGTAACCAATTCACcttagaaatataaattttcgttaatttttataattaaaaattttgaaaaattttcaaataatatgtttttggtGTCTAAAGAGGGTAACGAAATGGTAAAACGGTTTTCTTTACTTTACTTTAATCCTGTGCGATTTACCCTTTTGTCGTATGATAATCTTACAAAAATCAAAGTCTTACCTCAATTGTGTATCTTTGTTTTTAGTAATCGAAAATCTACTCGCCAAtgtgaaacttttaaaatttgttttagtttataatattaaaattttgccgCCCCAAAAATTTATCTGTATGGAATATCTTGATTtctctctatcgaaaaattatatcaagctgaaaactTTATAGCGTGCCCAAGAcgtgaaaagtgaggtcgagttcgtaaatgaccaacataggtcaactgggtcttgggtcaaaaaataaacaacttttgtttgaaatattttttcgtcttttttttactcttaagggcgcaaattatagactatgtattatatgggaatgtcaGTTCTGTGTGgatatctaagagtgactatctttctttacttacatgacggaaaaaaacaaacaaatccgTATACAACACTgtaatacatggtatttcaacaattaacttagtcatttgtttgttttgacttgttaatttgaaatttatctacaaccaaattttgaaaatacttaacTATACGTTTTAAGTTATATTACCGACTACAATTACATAAAGTCaagaaatgaaagaaaataattaataaaataataagaaaaaaaagaaaattattacacaCGTTTTTCATTGATGCTAAATTATAATTtcctttcattttcatttctatGAAAATACCTTTCGGCTATTTGATTTTACGAAGGACATTAAATTATCATCAAGAGGAAATTACCATTATAaatgtttactaaaaatattattaaaagttatgatttttctttcatgttttaactttattttttgtcttcattttttatcgattttaaatgttttaagacgaaaaaaaatatatttgtcataaatatatatataatgttttatttttaaatctaaacgTGGTATTccataaatataacaataaacttTCAAGGGCTGTAAAGGacaaaaagtttttcctttGTACTCAAAAACGCGTCTCTCAGAAAAAAATCAAcgcaaattaataattttataaaaaaatt
The Chrysoperla carnea chromosome 4, inChrCarn1.1, whole genome shotgun sequence genome window above contains:
- the LOC123298654 gene encoding pachytene checkpoint protein 2 homolog → MFTVEIIQKNASTESKDELIKNCQQFLHKYEGISPGKVLSDFNDFDYLTNNVLSIILDEKIKISDIESGCHNLRWVVYRLDGFGPQEDVLQDSDEVLTLSTNWILPSADLHCLWENLIYENEIKQNLLKFAETTLLFSANKIDQNIISSNRMVLLHGPPGTGKTSLCRAFAHKVAARLRDRYTNAQLIEINSHSLFSKWFSESGKLVTKMFAHIRDVSEDVNSLVFVLIDEVESLAHARTQALSGTEPSDSIRVVNAVLTQIDQMCKYNNVFILTTSNMTEAIDLAFVNRADIKQFIALPSAHAIYQVYYTCLQELLRVGIISPRDVILPHTALLLVETHPNTDSAVLLEISHLSVGLSGRTLRKIPFLAQALFLNKNKSSLREFLEAMRLAVLKHIEDTNSIESK